A single Nostoc sp. PCC 7107 DNA region contains:
- a CDS encoding alpha/beta fold hydrolase, with protein sequence MSISIKILLLVATTIYQAIAICWEDRQPPPGKLIDIGGYCLHLYVLGEARPTIVLEHSLGGIEGYFLIEELAKLGRVCIYDRAGYGWSDHSPYPRTSRQIVQELDLLLTKAEIEPPYILVGNSFGSYNVRLYAHLFPEKVGGIVLTDGLHETGMLQMSLQLQALKLFFISGFLISIPGSILGIIRLLKVCKVFELIKPELGNFSQNSLNWVKRSFCRPKHWITMSREMINLDKSARQVSIAKDFAQLPLVSIKANSFFKPSFWSIFIPLQGANKLRDKMHIQLGDLSTDFLQVEANKSSHFVWLDQPDVIVDAVKTVLTKISSSL encoded by the coding sequence GTGTCGATTTCAATCAAAATTCTTCTGCTAGTGGCTACAACAATTTATCAAGCGATCGCCATCTGCTGGGAAGATAGACAACCACCGCCGGGTAAATTGATTGATATTGGTGGATATTGCTTACATCTTTACGTTTTAGGAGAAGCTAGACCAACAATTGTCCTAGAACATAGCTTAGGGGGAATAGAAGGCTATTTTCTGATTGAGGAATTAGCCAAATTAGGACGAGTATGTATATACGATCGCGCAGGTTATGGATGGAGTGATCACAGCCCATATCCTCGAACTAGTCGTCAAATTGTCCAGGAATTAGACTTACTACTGACTAAAGCCGAAATCGAACCACCGTATATTTTAGTAGGCAATTCCTTTGGTAGCTACAATGTGAGACTATATGCCCATCTGTTTCCCGAAAAAGTTGGAGGAATTGTACTCACAGATGGATTACATGAGACAGGAATGTTGCAGATGTCCCTCCAATTACAAGCCTTAAAGCTATTTTTTATTTCTGGCTTTTTGATTTCTATTCCAGGCTCAATACTGGGGATTATCAGATTACTGAAAGTATGTAAAGTATTTGAATTAATCAAGCCTGAGTTAGGCAACTTTTCTCAAAATTCTCTTAATTGGGTTAAACGTTCTTTTTGTCGTCCTAAACACTGGATAACAATGAGCCGAGAGATGATCAATCTAGATAAAAGTGCGCGTCAGGTGAGTATTGCTAAGGATTTCGCTCAACTTCCTCTAGTTAGCATTAAGGCTAATTCCTTCTTTAAACCATCTTTTTGGAGTATTTTTATCCCTTTACAAGGTGCTAACAAGTTGCGGGATAAAATGCACATCCAGTTAGGTGATTTATCAACAGATTTTCTGCAAGTTGAGGCAAATAAAAGTAGTCATTTTGTCTGGTTAGATCAACCAGATGTAATTGTCGATGCAGTGAAAACTGTGCTGACTAAAATCTCGTCTTCTCTCTAA
- the psbU gene encoding photosystem II complex extrinsic protein PsbU yields MKKLVRLLTVFSLLLGCWGWLGTTGVAQAVGINGLTLPQVPVLAVELQNKADAKLATEFGKKIDLNNTNVRAFQNYPGLYPTLAKKIITNAPYKSVEDVLNIEGLSDRQKQLLQSNFDNFTVTDLEPAFNEGDDRFNNGIYR; encoded by the coding sequence GTGAAAAAATTGGTGCGTTTATTAACAGTATTTAGTTTGTTGCTTGGTTGCTGGGGATGGCTAGGTACAACTGGAGTAGCCCAAGCTGTTGGTATCAACGGTCTAACGCTACCACAGGTACCTGTTTTAGCCGTGGAGTTACAAAACAAGGCAGATGCTAAACTAGCAACGGAATTTGGTAAAAAAATTGATTTGAACAATACCAACGTCCGGGCTTTTCAAAATTATCCTGGTTTGTATCCTACCCTGGCCAAGAAAATCATCACAAATGCTCCTTACAAAAGTGTAGAGGATGTGCTGAATATTGAAGGATTGAGCGATCGCCAAAAACAACTTCTCCAATCTAATTTCGATAACTTCACTGTGACAGACTTAGAGCCTGCTTTCAATGAAGGAGACGATCGCTTTAACAACGGTATCTACAGATAA
- the nadB gene encoding L-aspartate oxidase, with product MPEIEIPRQFDVIVVGAGAAGLYTALCLPESLQVGLITKETVTLSASDWAQGGIAAAIAPEDSPRLHIEDTIQAGAGLCDRQAVEFLAQEAPSCIQSLVNLGVAFDRHGQALALTLEAAHSRNRVLHAADTTGREVTTTLTAQVLHRQNIQVIQQALALSLWLEPQTGRCQGISLFYQGEITWVKAKAVVLATGGGGQVFAQTTNPAVSTGDGVAIAWRAGAILRDLEFVQFHPTALTKPGADRFLISEAVRGEGAHLVDDTGRRFAFDYHPAGELAPRDVVSRAIFSHLQSTAVDPATAHVWLDMRPIPPEKIQHRFPNIVKVCQRWGIDVFHEPIPVAPAAHYWMGGIVADLQNQTNIPGLYAVGETASTGVHGANRLASNSLLECIVFGAQMANIQLADIELNSDISELRLREFSLDEKDWQTQQAQLEALRDKLPRLVWQSAGICREQSRLDEAIATVESWQQDFAILPLTQFLLALHANETVNFKIPNIERQLRLWAETRNLLDVADLILRSAGFRTESRGGHYRIDYPEPDPHWQIHTLVQERHWSKSVPLT from the coding sequence TTGCCTGAAATAGAAATTCCTCGCCAATTTGATGTGATTGTAGTCGGTGCTGGAGCCGCTGGACTATACACAGCACTGTGTTTGCCAGAGTCTTTGCAAGTCGGCTTGATTACTAAAGAAACTGTTACTTTGTCTGCTAGTGATTGGGCGCAAGGCGGGATTGCTGCGGCGATCGCCCCCGAAGATTCGCCACGGTTGCACATTGAAGATACAATTCAAGCTGGTGCTGGTTTGTGCGATCGGCAAGCAGTAGAATTCCTCGCCCAAGAAGCCCCTAGTTGTATTCAATCTTTGGTAAATTTAGGCGTAGCTTTTGACCGTCACGGTCAAGCTTTAGCTTTGACTTTAGAAGCTGCCCATTCTCGTAACCGTGTTCTCCATGCTGCTGACACCACAGGTAGAGAAGTCACAACTACCTTAACAGCGCAAGTATTACATCGCCAAAATATTCAAGTTATTCAGCAAGCTTTGGCTTTGAGTTTGTGGTTAGAACCCCAAACAGGGCGCTGTCAGGGAATTAGTTTATTTTATCAAGGTGAGATTACCTGGGTGAAAGCCAAAGCGGTAGTTTTAGCCACTGGCGGCGGTGGCCAAGTATTTGCCCAAACCACTAACCCAGCAGTGAGTACAGGTGATGGTGTGGCGATCGCTTGGCGGGCTGGGGCGATTCTCCGAGATTTAGAGTTTGTGCAGTTTCACCCCACAGCCTTGACTAAACCAGGGGCTGATCGCTTTTTAATTAGTGAAGCTGTTAGAGGTGAAGGCGCACATCTGGTTGATGATACTGGACGGCGATTTGCTTTTGACTATCACCCAGCCGGGGAACTTGCGCCGAGAGATGTAGTTAGTAGAGCCATTTTTAGCCACCTGCAAAGTACTGCGGTTGATCCGGCGACTGCCCATGTCTGGTTAGATATGCGCCCCATCCCTCCTGAGAAAATTCAGCATCGCTTTCCTAATATTGTTAAGGTTTGTCAGCGTTGGGGAATAGATGTGTTCCATGAGCCAATTCCGGTAGCACCTGCGGCTCATTACTGGATGGGTGGAATTGTGGCAGATTTACAAAATCAGACGAACATTCCTGGTTTATATGCGGTAGGAGAAACCGCTAGTACAGGAGTACACGGGGCAAATCGTCTGGCGAGTAACTCTTTACTGGAATGTATTGTGTTTGGCGCACAGATGGCAAATATTCAGTTGGCAGACATTGAACTGAACTCTGATATTTCCGAGTTACGCTTGCGAGAATTTAGTTTAGATGAAAAGGATTGGCAAACCCAGCAAGCACAGTTAGAAGCATTGCGAGATAAATTACCGCGTTTAGTTTGGCAAAGTGCTGGTATTTGTCGGGAACAATCACGATTGGATGAGGCGATCGCAACTGTTGAATCTTGGCAACAAGACTTTGCTATTTTACCTTTGACTCAATTCTTACTTGCTTTACATGCCAACGAAACTGTCAATTTCAAAATACCAAATATTGAACGCCAATTAAGACTTTGGGCAGAAACTCGCAACTTACTTGATGTGGCTGATTTAATTCTTAGAAGTGCTGGTTTTAGAACAGAAAGCCGGGGCGGACACTACCGCATCGATTATCCTGAGCCCGATCCCCATTGGCAAATTCACACACTTGTACAAGAACGTCACTGGAGTAAATCCGTCCCTTTAACCTAA
- a CDS encoding CHASE2 domain-containing protein yields the protein MSKQLGKSFVSSNLNLNLKQLLDRKYRQLVVAFSVAVCIILLRSVGMFQSLELAGLDHFFRLRPTEQPEERMTIVAIDEDSLRRVGSWPIPDGVIAQLLKKLQVYQPRAIGLDIYRDLAVNPGHQELLNVYSSMPNLIGIQLLTERTNTRVLAPLKLNPQQVGFNNLLYDIDGKVRRNLLYLHMNNQHYESFALKLALRYLQAENISPKKATENPDYLSLGKAVFIPFRGNDGGYVRTDDKGYQILANFPKPSCYKKSGEFCSFRQISMSDVLDGKVPISWIRDRIVLIGSTAPSLQDFAFIPYSGQMLGTSKPVAGIELQAYFISELISSALEGRPLLKVWPKFWEYLWILGWSYLGSAIIWQIKSFSKSIPRVLLSLLILSLSSYLAFLAGWWFPLIPGILTFSSASIWMIFHIAYMQEELKRSKEFLHQVINSIPDPIFVKNEKHQWIVLNEAYCQFIGYPDSLLLEKSYYEFFPRHEADVFRQQDDLVFSLKKPRENEEEFTDATGQTHLIATKRSLHKDAAGNFFLVGVIRDITQRKLMEEELRRTADELFRSNTELKLKEDHLRYLAYHDPLTGLSNRKFFVEQFYESLLWSQNNDLLLGLLFIDLDGFKQINDTLGHDMGDRLLVIVAQRLNNCLRGSDTVSRLGGDEFTVILRAIPDVQIAARVAEKILASIMEPIVLSGYATKISASIGISIYPINSQDAEILIQQADAAMYRAKHLGKNRYELT from the coding sequence ATGAGTAAGCAGCTAGGTAAGAGTTTTGTCAGTTCAAATTTGAATTTGAACCTGAAACAGTTACTTGATCGAAAATATAGACAATTAGTTGTTGCTTTTAGCGTTGCGGTCTGCATTATACTGTTGCGTTCTGTAGGAATGTTTCAATCCTTAGAGTTAGCAGGGTTAGATCATTTCTTTCGCTTACGTCCAACCGAACAACCAGAAGAACGCATGACGATTGTAGCTATCGATGAAGATTCTTTGCGTCGAGTGGGTTCTTGGCCAATTCCTGATGGTGTCATTGCTCAGTTATTGAAAAAATTACAAGTTTATCAACCTCGTGCCATTGGCTTAGATATTTATCGGGACTTAGCAGTAAATCCAGGACACCAGGAATTGCTTAATGTTTATAGTTCAATGCCTAATTTAATAGGTATTCAACTATTAACTGAGAGAACAAACACGCGGGTTTTAGCACCACTAAAATTGAATCCTCAACAAGTTGGTTTTAATAATTTACTATATGACATTGATGGCAAAGTCCGGCGAAATTTGTTGTATTTGCACATGAATAATCAACACTACGAAAGTTTCGCCCTGAAGTTAGCATTACGGTATTTACAAGCAGAAAATATTTCACCGAAAAAAGCTACTGAAAACCCTGATTATTTAAGCTTGGGTAAGGCTGTATTTATCCCATTTCGAGGCAATGATGGTGGTTATGTGAGGACTGATGATAAAGGATATCAAATTTTAGCTAACTTTCCTAAACCATCATGTTATAAAAAATCTGGCGAGTTCTGTAGTTTCCGCCAGATATCGATGAGTGATGTACTTGATGGCAAAGTACCAATAAGTTGGATACGCGATCGCATTGTCTTGATTGGTTCAACTGCTCCCAGTTTGCAAGATTTTGCATTTATTCCTTATTCTGGTCAAATGTTGGGTACCTCCAAACCTGTGGCTGGTATTGAACTGCAAGCTTATTTTATTAGTGAGTTAATCTCATCTGCCCTTGAAGGAAGACCTTTATTAAAGGTTTGGCCAAAATTCTGGGAGTACTTATGGATTTTGGGGTGGTCTTATTTGGGTTCAGCAATTATTTGGCAGATTAAATCTTTCAGTAAAAGTATTCCTAGAGTTTTACTATCTTTATTAATACTGTCTTTGAGCAGTTATCTAGCTTTCTTAGCTGGTTGGTGGTTTCCCTTAATTCCTGGAATACTCACCTTTAGTAGCGCATCTATATGGATGATTTTTCATATTGCGTATATGCAGGAGGAATTGAAGCGTTCTAAAGAGTTTCTGCATCAAGTCATCAATTCTATTCCTGATCCAATTTTTGTCAAAAATGAAAAGCATCAGTGGATTGTCTTAAATGAAGCTTATTGTCAATTCATTGGTTATCCTGATAGTTTACTCCTGGAAAAATCATATTATGAATTTTTTCCTCGCCATGAAGCTGATGTTTTTCGTCAACAAGATGATTTAGTTTTTTCGTTGAAAAAACCGCGAGAAAATGAAGAGGAATTTACTGATGCAACTGGTCAAACTCATTTAATTGCGACTAAGCGATCGCTACACAAAGATGCGGCTGGAAATTTTTTTTTAGTGGGGGTGATTCGAGATATTACTCAGCGCAAGTTAATGGAAGAAGAACTGCGGCGCACTGCGGATGAGTTATTTCGCTCTAATACTGAATTAAAACTCAAAGAAGATCATTTAAGATATCTGGCTTATCATGATCCCCTGACAGGTTTATCTAATCGGAAATTTTTTGTAGAACAATTTTATGAGTCGTTGCTGTGGTCGCAAAATAACGACTTGTTACTAGGACTTTTATTTATCGACTTAGATGGGTTTAAACAAATCAATGATACTTTAGGGCATGATATGGGCGATCGCTTGCTGGTGATCGTCGCCCAGAGACTCAACAACTGTTTGCGAGGAAGTGATACCGTTTCCCGCCTGGGCGGTGATGAATTTACAGTAATTCTACGGGCAATTCCTGATGTACAAATAGCCGCTAGAGTCGCAGAAAAAATTCTCGCCAGTATCATGGAACCAATTGTTTTATCAGGATACGCTACTAAAATTTCTGCCAGTATTGGGATCAGTATCTATCCCATTAACAGCCAAGATGCGGAAATTTTAATCCAACAAGCCGATGCGGCTATGTACCGTGCTAAACACTTAGGTAAAAATCGGTATGAGTTGACTTAA
- a CDS encoding vitamin K epoxide reductase family protein: protein MIRRRSTPWIHKWSRPIIAAIAGCGALVTGYLTIEKLTGGSAACVAQAGTKGCNDVLSSAWGTVFGQPLALFGFLAYIGMVILALAPLVLKSEDNNQRQQIENWTWLLLLVGAIAMSVFSGYLMYVLAFQIKALCPYCLASALFSLSLLVLTILGRTWEDIGQILFIALIVGMVTLLGTLGVYAGVNQSGTISGSTGGQEKISFIPSPTQTPNPEFGWEITTTSGEAEIALAKHLLKVEAKEYVAYWCPHCHEQKLIFGKEAYQILKDNNIPIECAGDSPQGKPELCQAAKVQAFPTWIINGQTYSGVQNLTELAKITGYTGPTNFKYFK from the coding sequence ATGATTCGCCGCCGTTCTACTCCTTGGATTCATAAATGGTCGCGCCCAATAATTGCCGCGATCGCCGGATGTGGTGCCTTAGTCACAGGCTATCTCACAATCGAAAAGTTAACCGGAGGTAGTGCAGCTTGTGTAGCACAAGCTGGGACTAAAGGCTGTAACGATGTACTTTCTAGTGCTTGGGGTACAGTTTTTGGTCAACCACTAGCTTTGTTTGGATTTTTGGCATACATCGGTATGGTGATTTTGGCTTTGGCTCCCTTGGTATTGAAATCTGAAGACAACAACCAGCGCCAACAAATCGAAAACTGGACATGGTTGCTGTTGTTGGTGGGAGCGATCGCCATGTCTGTTTTCAGCGGCTATTTAATGTATGTGCTGGCTTTCCAAATCAAAGCATTGTGTCCTTACTGTCTAGCATCTGCTTTGTTCTCCCTCAGTTTGTTAGTTCTGACAATTCTTGGCCGCACCTGGGAAGATATTGGACAGATTTTATTTATTGCCCTAATTGTGGGTATGGTTACATTGCTCGGCACTTTAGGTGTTTATGCTGGTGTGAATCAATCAGGTACAATATCTGGCTCAACTGGTGGACAAGAAAAAATTAGTTTTATACCGTCACCCACACAAACCCCTAACCCAGAATTTGGTTGGGAAATTACTACAACCTCTGGTGAAGCAGAAATCGCCTTAGCCAAACATCTGTTGAAGGTAGAGGCTAAAGAATATGTTGCCTATTGGTGTCCTCATTGCCACGAACAAAAGCTCATCTTTGGCAAAGAAGCTTACCAGATCCTCAAGGATAATAACATTCCCATAGAATGTGCTGGCGACAGTCCTCAAGGTAAACCAGAATTATGCCAAGCTGCTAAAGTCCAAGCTTTCCCCACTTGGATTATCAATGGTCAAACTTATAGTGGTGTTCAAAACCTCACAGAATTAGCCAAGATTACTGGTTATACAGGCCCGACCAACTTTAAGTATTTTAAGTAA
- the btpA gene encoding photosystem I biogenesis protein BtpA, which produces MDLYQIFKTRTPIIGVVHLLPLPTSPRWGGSLKAVIDRAEQEATALASGGVDGIIVENFFDAPFTKNQVDPAVVSAMTVVVQRIQNLVTLPLGLNVLRNDAKSAIAIASCVRAEFIRVNVLTGVMATDQGLIEGEAHQLLRYRRELGCDVKILADVLVKHARPLSSPNLTVAVKDTIERGLADAVILSGWATGSPPNQEDLELACGAANSTPVFVGSGANWENIGTLLQAADGVIVSSSLKRHGRIEQPIDPIRVSQFVEAARRSWNSKNTSKSSEQVKLHS; this is translated from the coding sequence GTGGACTTATATCAGATCTTTAAAACTCGTACACCAATTATTGGCGTAGTTCATCTACTGCCATTACCCACCTCACCCCGCTGGGGAGGTAGCCTAAAAGCTGTGATTGACCGCGCCGAACAAGAAGCAACGGCTCTTGCCAGTGGCGGAGTTGATGGCATTATTGTGGAAAATTTTTTCGACGCACCATTTACGAAAAACCAGGTTGATCCAGCAGTTGTGAGTGCTATGACTGTAGTGGTGCAAAGGATACAAAATTTAGTAACCTTGCCGCTGGGCTTAAATGTGTTGCGGAATGATGCCAAAAGTGCGATCGCGATCGCCAGTTGTGTGCGGGCAGAATTTATCCGTGTGAATGTATTGACAGGAGTAATGGCGACGGATCAAGGATTAATTGAAGGCGAAGCCCATCAATTACTCCGCTATCGTCGAGAATTGGGCTGCGATGTCAAAATTTTGGCAGATGTTTTAGTTAAGCACGCCCGGCCTTTAAGTTCACCCAATCTCACTGTTGCGGTCAAAGACACTATCGAAAGAGGTTTAGCTGATGCAGTAATTTTATCTGGTTGGGCTACAGGTAGTCCGCCTAATCAGGAAGATTTAGAACTCGCTTGTGGTGCAGCCAACAGTACACCAGTATTTGTCGGTAGTGGAGCCAATTGGGAAAATATTGGCACACTGTTGCAGGCAGCAGATGGAGTCATTGTTTCCAGTTCCTTAAAACGTCATGGTCGGATTGAGCAACCAATTGATCCCATTCGCGTCAGTCAATTTGTGGAAGCTGCACGTCGCAGTTGGAACTCCAAAAATACAAGCAAATCTTCAGAACAAGTCAAGTTACATTCATAG
- the rimO gene encoding 30S ribosomal protein S12 methylthiotransferase RimO, whose translation MGEKPTIAISHLGCEKNRIDTEHMLGLLVEAGYGVDTNEELADYVIVNTCSFIEAAREESVRTLVELAEANKKIVITGCMAQHFQEQLLEELPEAVAVVGTGDYHKIVNVIERAEQGERVKQISAEPTYIADETTPRYRTTTEGVAYLRVAEGCDYRCAFCIIPYLRGNQRSRTIESIVAEAEQLANQGVKEIILISQITTNYGLDIYGKPKLAELLRALGKVNLPWIRMHYAYPTGLTPDVIAAIQETPNVLPYLDLPLQHSHPEILRSMNRPWQGQVNNEIIERIKTALPTAVLRTTFIVGFPGETPEHFEHLLNFVQQHEFDHVGVFTFSPEEGTPAYSLPNQLPQELMDERRQRLMELQQPISWRKNQQEIGKVVDVLIEQENPESGELIGRSGRSSPEVDGQVYVTGAAKLGTIVPVAIRSADTYDLYGQVVESYK comes from the coding sequence ATGGGTGAAAAGCCAACAATAGCAATATCTCATTTGGGCTGCGAGAAAAATCGAATTGATACAGAACATATGCTAGGGCTGCTGGTAGAAGCAGGTTATGGCGTAGATACAAATGAAGAGTTAGCAGATTACGTTATCGTTAATACTTGTAGTTTTATTGAAGCAGCAAGAGAAGAATCTGTCAGAACTTTAGTAGAATTAGCAGAGGCTAATAAAAAAATCGTTATAACAGGCTGCATGGCGCAGCATTTCCAAGAGCAATTATTGGAAGAGTTGCCAGAAGCAGTAGCAGTGGTGGGTACAGGCGACTATCACAAAATCGTCAATGTCATTGAGCGGGCCGAACAAGGAGAGCGTGTTAAACAAATTAGCGCCGAACCAACTTATATCGCCGATGAAACCACACCGCGTTACCGCACGACCACAGAGGGTGTTGCCTACCTGAGAGTAGCTGAAGGATGCGATTATCGGTGTGCGTTTTGTATTATTCCTTATCTGCGAGGAAATCAGCGATCGCGGACTATTGAATCGATTGTCGCTGAAGCCGAGCAGTTGGCGAACCAAGGTGTAAAAGAAATCATTCTGATTTCCCAGATCACGACCAATTACGGATTGGACATTTACGGCAAGCCCAAACTAGCCGAATTACTCCGAGCCTTGGGCAAAGTGAATCTACCTTGGATTAGAATGCACTATGCCTATCCCACAGGATTGACCCCAGATGTAATTGCGGCAATCCAAGAAACACCGAACGTTTTACCTTACTTGGATTTGCCTTTGCAACATTCTCATCCTGAAATTTTGCGCTCCATGAACCGTCCTTGGCAAGGGCAGGTAAATAATGAAATTATCGAGCGCATCAAAACTGCACTACCAACAGCAGTGTTGCGAACAACATTTATTGTTGGTTTTCCGGGAGAAACGCCAGAGCATTTTGAGCATCTACTAAACTTCGTGCAGCAGCATGAATTTGATCATGTTGGTGTCTTTACCTTTTCACCAGAAGAAGGAACCCCTGCTTATAGTTTGCCCAATCAGTTACCCCAAGAACTGATGGACGAACGGCGGCAAAGACTCATGGAACTTCAGCAACCAATTTCTTGGCGCAAAAATCAACAGGAAATCGGCAAAGTCGTTGATGTCCTGATTGAGCAAGAAAATCCTGAAAGTGGTGAATTAATTGGTCGTTCAGGCAGAAGTTCGCCAGAAGTCGATGGTCAGGTGTATGTTACAGGCGCAGCGAAATTAGGAACCATTGTGCCGGTAGCAATTCGCAGTGCTGATACTTATGACCTCTACGGTCAAGTTGTTGAGAGTTACAAATAG
- a CDS encoding DEAD/DEAH box helicase yields the protein MNLSFLELGISQDRAELLEKMGFTAPTNIQIQAIPQLLSGRDVVGQSQTGTGKTAAFSLPILERLDVNQRAVQAIVLTPTRELAIQVHDAISQFIGNSSLRALAIYGGQSIDRQIMQLKRGVHVVVGTPGRVIDLLERGCLKLDQVKWFVLDEADEMLSMGFIDDVEKILSQAPQDRQTALFSATMPPSIRMLVNKFLHSPVTVTVEQPKAAPNKINQVAYLIPRHWTKAKALQPILEMEDPETALIFVRTRRTAAELTNQLQAAGHSVDEYHGDLSQQARERLLTRFRNRQVRWVVATDIAARGLDVDQLSHVINYDLPDSVETYVHRIGRTGRAGKEGTAITLVQPFERRKQQIFERHNRQSWQLLSIPTRAQIEARHINKLQEQVREALTGERLASFLPIVSELIEQYDAHAIAAAALQLAYDETRPAWLSSDVEIPQEELPVAKPKIVKQRREFSGDRNRSWNKSDSNNGDDDRRSTPKPKLRTGGRREAPVSANQKLGSSSARESAS from the coding sequence ATGAATCTTTCGTTTCTTGAACTAGGAATTTCCCAAGACCGCGCAGAACTATTAGAAAAAATGGGCTTTACTGCGCCTACTAACATTCAAATTCAAGCCATTCCTCAACTATTGTCAGGCAGAGATGTAGTAGGACAGTCTCAAACAGGAACAGGCAAAACAGCAGCCTTTTCCCTACCAATTTTAGAACGGCTGGATGTCAACCAAAGAGCCGTGCAAGCTATAGTTTTAACACCAACCCGTGAATTAGCGATTCAAGTTCATGATGCTATCAGCCAATTTATTGGCAACAGTAGCTTACGGGCTTTAGCAATTTACGGTGGTCAATCAATTGACCGCCAAATTATGCAACTCAAGCGGGGTGTTCACGTCGTTGTCGGGACTCCTGGACGGGTGATTGACTTGTTAGAACGCGGTTGCTTGAAATTAGATCAAGTGAAGTGGTTTGTGTTGGATGAAGCCGATGAAATGTTGAGCATGGGCTTTATCGATGATGTTGAGAAAATTCTTTCTCAAGCACCTCAAGATCGTCAAACAGCCTTGTTCTCAGCGACAATGCCACCCTCAATTAGAATGTTGGTGAACAAGTTTTTACACTCGCCAGTCACAGTCACCGTTGAACAACCTAAAGCTGCACCCAACAAAATCAATCAAGTAGCTTATTTAATTCCCCGTCACTGGACAAAAGCCAAAGCTTTACAGCCAATTCTGGAAATGGAAGATCCAGAAACAGCCTTAATCTTTGTCCGTACCAGAAGAACGGCGGCAGAATTAACCAACCAACTGCAAGCCGCTGGTCACAGTGTGGACGAATATCACGGTGATTTGTCCCAACAAGCCAGAGAACGGTTATTAACTCGCTTCCGTAATCGCCAAGTGCGCTGGGTAGTAGCTACTGACATTGCTGCACGCGGTTTAGATGTTGACCAACTATCTCACGTAATTAACTACGACTTACCTGATAGCGTAGAAACCTACGTGCATCGGATTGGTCGGACTGGTCGTGCTGGTAAAGAAGGTACAGCAATTACCTTGGTGCAGCCTTTTGAGCGTCGCAAACAACAAATATTTGAGCGCCATAACCGTCAAAGCTGGCAATTACTTTCCATTCCTACACGGGCGCAAATTGAAGCACGACATATCAATAAATTGCAAGAACAAGTAAGAGAAGCTCTGACTGGAGAACGCTTAGCTTCATTCTTGCCCATTGTCAGCGAATTGATTGAACAGTATGATGCTCATGCGATCGCTGCTGCTGCACTGCAACTTGCTTACGATGAAACCCGTCCCGCTTGGTTAAGCTCAGATGTAGAAATTCCCCAAGAGGAACTTCCTGTGGCTAAACCCAAAATTGTCAAGCAACGTCGGGAATTTTCTGGCGACAGAAACCGTTCTTGGAACAAATCAGATTCTAACAACGGTGACGATGACAGACGCTCTACTCCCAAGCCTAAACTGCGGACAGGCGGCCGTCGTGAAGCTCCCGTTTCTGCCAATCAAAAGCTAGGCTCATCTTCAGCTCGAGAATCAGCTTCTTAG